In one window of Balaenoptera musculus isolate JJ_BM4_2016_0621 chromosome 10, mBalMus1.pri.v3, whole genome shotgun sequence DNA:
- the LOC118901980 gene encoding ELKS/Rab6-interacting/CAST family member 1-like: protein MYGSARSVGKVEPSNQSPGRSPRLPRSPRLGHRRTNSTGGSSGSSVGGGSGKTLSMENIQSLNAAYATSGPMYLSDHENVGSETPKSTMTLGRSGGRLPYGVRMTAMGSSPNIASSGVASDTIAFGEHHLPPVSMASTVPHSLRQARDNTIMDLQTQLKEVLRENDLLRKDVEVKESKLSSSMNSIKTFWSPELKKERALRKDEASKITVWKEQYRVVQEENQFEIGDLDTF, encoded by the exons ATGTATGGAAGTGCTCGCTCAGTTGGGAAGGTGGAACCAAGCAACCAGAGCCCTGGGCGATCACCTCGGCTTCCACGTTCCCCTCGCTTGGGTCATCGTCGAACCAATAGTACAGGAGGGAGTTCTGGAAGCAGTGTCGGAGGTGGCAGTGGGAAAACCCTTTCAATGGAGAATATCCAGTCCTTAAATGCTGCCTATGCCACTTCTGGCCCTATGTACCTAAGTGACCATGAAAATGTGGGTTCAGAAACACCTAAAAGCACCATGACACTTGGCCGTTCTGGAGGACGTCTGCCTTATGGTGTGAGGATGACTGCTATGGGCAGTAGCCCCAATATAGCTAGCAGTGGGGTTGCTAGCGACACCATAGCATTTGGAGAGCATCACCTGCCGCCTGTGAGCATGGCATCCACCGTTCCTCACTCTCTTCGTCAAGCAAGAGATAACACAATCATGGATCTGCAGACACAGCTGAAGGAAGTATTAAGGGAAAATGATCTCTTGCGAAAGGATGTGGAAGTAAAGGAGAGCAAATTAAGTTCTTCAATGAATAGCATCAAGACCTTCTGGAGCCCAGAGCTGAAGAAAGAACGAGCCCTGAGAAAAGATGAAGCTTCCAAAATCACTGTTTGGAAGGAACAGTATAGAGTTGTGCAGGAGGAAAACCAg TTTGAGATTGGGGATTTAGACACATTCTAA